TTCGGCATCAATATACGTGTAGTCGCTATCATCCTCACCATATCCCAGAACTGCACCTTCGGCATATGCTCCAATGGCGTACCCTTCACCCTTGTCAATGCATTGATAGGCACTGAATCCGGATGTACAGGCAGATTGCTCAGCGTATGGATCATACCAATACGATCTTCATGACTCTCTCCAAGACCAATGATACCTCCACAGCATACACTCACACCCGCTTTACGTACATTATCCAAAGTTTTTAAACGATCATCATAAGTCCTGGTCGTAATGATCTGCTCATAGTACTCACCAGAAGTATCCAGGTTGTGGTTGTAAGCATATAAGCCTGCATCCGCCAATTTCTGCGCCTGTTCTTCCGTAAGCATACCGAGCGTACAGCATACTTCCATACCCATTTCATTTACACCTTTTACCATATCAAGTACACGATCAAAGTCGCGGTTATCCCGCACCTCTCTCCATGCAGCCCCCATACAGAAACGGGTAGAACCAGCATCACGCGCCTTCTGCGCATAAGCCAGTACCGCATCCTTCTGCATCAGGCCATGTACTTTAATATCGGTATTATAGCGCGCTGCCTGCGGGCAGTAAGCACAGTCTTCGGTACAACCACCGGTTTTGATGGAGAGCAAAGTACAAACCTGTACTTCTGCAGTATCCTGCGTCTGCCTGTGAACAGATGCCGCACGGAAAACCAGCTCCAGTAAGGGCGTATTGTAGATCTCTTTTATTTCTTCAATAGACCAGTCGTGACGGATCTGCACATCTTGCATAATAATG
This window of the Chitinophaga sancti genome carries:
- the bioB gene encoding biotin synthase BioB, whose protein sequence is MQDVQIRHDWSIEEIKEIYNTPLLELVFRAASVHRQTQDTAEVQVCTLLSIKTGGCTEDCAYCPQAARYNTDIKVHGLMQKDAVLAYAQKARDAGSTRFCMGAAWREVRDNRDFDRVLDMVKGVNEMGMEVCCTLGMLTEEQAQKLADAGLYAYNHNLDTSGEYYEQIITTRTYDDRLKTLDNVRKAGVSVCCGGIIGLGESHEDRIGMIHTLSNLPVHPDSVPINALTRVKGTPLEHMPKVQFWDMVRMIATTRILMPKAMVRLSAGRAEMSMSEQALCFMAGANSIFTGEKLLTTANPSFEEDHMMFELLGLKPREAFKNQEIQEAIF